Proteins co-encoded in one Dasypus novemcinctus isolate mDasNov1 chromosome 18, mDasNov1.1.hap2, whole genome shotgun sequence genomic window:
- the CHST8 gene encoding carbohydrate sulfotransferase 8 — MAPRPGTMRLACMFSSILLFGAAGLLLFIGLQDPSELAPQHVPGIKFNIRPQQPHNDFPAGGSRDGDLKAPTERVSRDSSSPAPQQDSVELLGPDQLAPRLQTGPRLRLRQRRRRLLIKKMPAAAAASGNSSAGAPVPPGPRARASPWASLQQSQQERKRVMREACAKYRASSSRRAVTPRHVSRIFVEDRHRVLYCEVPKAGCSNWKRVLMVLAGLASSTAAIQHDTVHYGSALRRLDTFDRQGILHRLGTYTKMLFVREPFERLVSAFRDKFEHPNSYYHPVFGKAILARYRANASREALRTGSGVRFPEFVQYLLDVHRPVGMDIHWDHVSRLCSPCLVDYDFVGKFESMEDDANFFLSLIRAPRNLTFPRFKDRHSQEARTTARITRQYFAQLSALQRQRAYDFYYMDYLMFNYSKPFADLY, encoded by the exons GAATAAAGTTCAACATCAGGCCACAGCAGCCCCACAAC GACTTCCCAGCAGGCGGTTCCCGGGATGGTGACTTGAAGGCGCCCACAGAGAGGGTCTCCCGAGACTCCTCCAGCCCGGCCCCACAGCAGGACAGCGTGGAGCTGCTGGGGCCCGACCAGCTCGCACCCCGCTTACAGACCGGGCCGCGCCTGCGACTCCGGCAGCGCCGCCGCCGCCTGCTTATCAAGAAGATGCCGGCGGCGGCAGCAGCCTCAGGCAACAGCTCTGCCGGCGCCCCTGTCCCACCTGGACCCCGGGCCCGGGCCAGCCCCTGGGCCAGCCTGCAGCAGAGCCAGCAGGAGCGCAAGCGCGTGATGCGCGAGGCATGCGCCAAGTACCGCGCCAGCAGCAGCCGCCGGGCGGTCACGCCCCGCCACGTGTCCCGCATCTTCGTGGAGGACCGCCACCGCGTGCTGTACTGCGAGGTGCCCAAGGCTGGCTGCTCCAACTGGAAGCGGGTTCTCATGGTCCTCGCGGGACTGGCCTCGTCCACCGCCGCCATCCAGCACGACACGGTCCACTACGGCAGCGCCCTGCGGCGGCTGGACACCTTCGACCGCCAGGGCATCCTGCACCGCCTGGGCACCTACACCAAGATGCTCTTTGTCAGGGAGCCCTTCGAgcggctggtctctgccttccggGACAAGTTTGAGCACCCCAACAGCTACTACCACCCGGTGTTTGGCAAGGCCATCCTGGCCCGCTACCGGGCCAACGCCTCGCGGGAGGCGCTGCGGACGGGCTCCGGCGTGCGCTTCCCCGAGTTCGTCCAGTACCTGCTGGACGTGCACCGGCCCGTGGGCATGGACATCCACTGGGACCACGTCAGCCGGCTCTGCAGCCCCTGTCTCGTCGACTACGACTTCGTGGGCAAGTTCGAGAGCATGGAGGACGACGCCAACTTCTTCCTGAGCCTCATCCGCGCGCCGCGGAACCTGACCTTCCCGCGCTTCAAGGACCGGCACTCGCAGGAGGCGCGCACCACGGCGAGGATCACGCGCCAGTACTTCGCGCAGCTGTCGGCGCTGCAGCGGCAGCGCGCCTACGACTTCTACTACATGGACTACCTGATGTTCAACTACTCCAAGCCCTTTGCAGACCTGTACTGA